The Nonlabens spongiae genome contains a region encoding:
- a CDS encoding Rieske (2Fe-2S) protein, which produces MFAFLACQDDDSVRQNPFLVDISFQVQLNTNLPQYSQLNFAQNAVLVPNAGLRGVVVYHQGNEQYRAWELSDPNHSPSDCSRMRLDGTQLTCPCADDENSYDIILGLPLTGDGEYGLKPYRVSRSGNIITVSN; this is translated from the coding sequence ATGTTTGCTTTTCTAGCCTGTCAAGACGATGACAGCGTCCGGCAGAATCCCTTTCTAGTGGACATATCTTTCCAGGTGCAGCTCAATACAAATTTACCACAGTACTCTCAACTTAATTTTGCTCAAAACGCCGTGCTGGTGCCTAATGCTGGCCTGCGTGGAGTTGTTGTCTACCACCAGGGAAATGAGCAATATCGTGCTTGGGAGCTGAGCGATCCTAATCACAGCCCAAGCGATTGTTCCCGTATGCGATTAGACGGCACGCAACTTACTTGCCCTTGTGCTGACGATGAGAATAGCTATGACATTATTTTGGGTTTACCTCTCACGGGAGATGGAGAGTATGGCCTTAAGCCTTACCGCGTGAGTCGCAGTGGTAATATCATTACAGTTTCTAATTAA
- a CDS encoding histone deacetylase family protein produces the protein MFPIAFHPIYKHPLPEGHRFPMIKYELLPEQLLYEGTATAADFFKPSRLCQDADVLRVHTQDYLDDLKNLSLDRRAARKLGFPLSEQLVDRELRIAQGTIEGCLKAVEYRVAMNIAGGTHHAYSDHGEAFCLLNDQAIAARYLQHHGYAEKILIVDLDVHQGNGTAEIFQHDDSVFTFSMHGAGNYPFKKEQSDMDIAVPDGSGDEYYLKELKHTLPDLIAQEQPDFIFYLCGVDVLESDKLGRLSMSTQGCKERDVFALDAFAKARTKKGRFIPVQCSMGGGYSPDIKTIIEAHANTFRAVKEIFEIV, from the coding sequence TTGTTTCCTATAGCTTTTCATCCTATTTACAAACATCCACTGCCAGAGGGTCACCGGTTCCCCATGATCAAATATGAATTGCTACCCGAGCAATTGCTTTATGAAGGTACGGCTACAGCAGCTGACTTTTTTAAACCGTCAAGACTGTGTCAAGATGCAGATGTTCTTAGAGTGCATACCCAAGACTACCTCGACGATCTCAAGAATCTGTCACTCGATAGAAGAGCCGCACGCAAACTGGGCTTTCCATTGAGCGAGCAGCTAGTCGATCGAGAACTGCGTATTGCGCAGGGGACTATTGAAGGATGTCTCAAAGCGGTAGAATATAGAGTGGCCATGAATATTGCGGGCGGTACACACCACGCCTACTCAGATCATGGCGAAGCATTCTGTCTCCTCAACGATCAAGCCATCGCGGCCCGGTACTTACAGCATCACGGTTATGCTGAAAAAATATTAATTGTAGATCTAGACGTACATCAAGGCAACGGAACTGCCGAAATTTTTCAGCACGATGACTCTGTTTTTACCTTTTCCATGCACGGCGCCGGTAACTACCCTTTCAAAAAAGAACAGAGCGACATGGATATTGCAGTTCCTGATGGTTCAGGAGATGAATATTACCTCAAAGAACTCAAGCACACCCTACCCGATCTTATTGCTCAAGAGCAACCCGATTTTATTTTTTATCTGTGTGGGGTAGATGTTCTGGAAAGTGATAAGCTAGGACGATTATCGATGAGTACTCAAGGTTGTAAAGAAAGAGATGTTTTTGCTTTAGACGCTTTCGCGAAAGCGAGAACTAAAAAAGGTCGTTTCATACCCGTCCAATGCAGCATGGGCGGCGGTTACTCACCTGATATCAAAACGATCATAGAAGCACATGCCAATACCTTCAGAGCTGTAAAGGAAATATTTGAAATCGTTTAA
- the greA gene encoding transcription elongation factor GreA — protein MSNVSYYTEEGLKKLKDELQHLKDVERPAASQAIAEARDKGDLSENAEYDAAKEAQGMLEMRISKLEATVANARVIDENTLDLSKVLIHSNVKIKNQNNNMVMNYKLVAQSEADLSKGHISVDSPIGKALLGKQVGDIAEAQVPVGVIKLEILEISRGS, from the coding sequence ATGAGTAATGTATCTTATTATACAGAAGAAGGCTTAAAAAAGTTGAAGGATGAGCTACAACATTTGAAGGATGTGGAGCGTCCAGCTGCCTCTCAAGCCATTGCTGAAGCGCGTGACAAGGGAGATTTGAGTGAGAATGCAGAATATGATGCCGCAAAAGAGGCTCAGGGCATGCTGGAAATGCGCATTTCAAAACTAGAAGCTACCGTGGCAAATGCAAGGGTAATAGATGAGAACACCTTAGACCTGTCCAAGGTTTTGATTCACAGCAATGTAAAGATCAAGAACCAGAACAATAACATGGTAATGAATTACAAGCTAGTGGCACAGAGCGAGGCAGATTTATCTAAAGGACACATCTCTGTAGATTCACCCATAGGTAAAGCCTTACTGGGTAAACAGGTAGGTGATATTGCTGAGGCTCAGGTTCCAGTAGGTGTGATCAAATTAGAAATTTTAGAAATCTCCAGAGGCTCATGA
- a CDS encoding acyl-ACP desaturase: MIKSLKNIRIEVMQSLEGKVESFMDQFLIPVEKIWQPSDFLPDSTADNFFEKVREIKELAKELPYDLWVALVGDTITEEALPTYESWLMDVEGVNQHENKGNIWSKWVRQWTGEENRHGDVLNKYLYLSGRVNMRQVEITTHHLINDGFDIGTDRDPYKNFVYTSFQELATYISHNRVAKLARQYGNTALSKMCRIISGDEMRHHQAYCKFVDEIFKVDPNNMMVAFKEMMVHKIVMPAHFLRETGQTISSAFEDFSNSAQRIGVYTSQDYIDILQKLIDKWDIASIENLNEEGEKARDYLMKLPARMTRVAQRVKIPSEITKFTWVEPAVVAS, translated from the coding sequence ATGATAAAATCCCTAAAAAATATACGCATTGAAGTAATGCAGTCACTTGAGGGAAAAGTTGAATCTTTCATGGATCAATTCTTAATTCCCGTTGAGAAAATCTGGCAACCTAGTGACTTTTTACCTGATAGTACAGCTGACAACTTTTTTGAGAAGGTCAGAGAAATTAAAGAACTTGCCAAAGAGCTTCCTTATGATCTCTGGGTAGCGCTAGTGGGCGATACCATTACTGAGGAAGCATTACCTACTTATGAGTCTTGGCTTATGGATGTAGAAGGTGTTAACCAGCATGAGAATAAAGGTAATATTTGGTCTAAATGGGTTCGTCAGTGGACCGGTGAGGAAAATCGGCACGGTGATGTATTGAACAAATACCTTTATCTCTCAGGTAGAGTAAACATGCGTCAGGTGGAGATTACCACGCATCACTTGATCAATGACGGATTTGATATAGGTACTGATAGAGATCCATACAAGAACTTTGTCTACACATCATTTCAAGAACTTGCAACCTACATCTCACATAATAGAGTAGCAAAGTTAGCAAGACAGTATGGAAACACTGCGTTGTCTAAAATGTGTCGCATCATTTCAGGTGATGAGATGAGACATCATCAGGCTTACTGTAAGTTTGTAGACGAAATATTCAAAGTAGATCCTAACAACATGATGGTTGCTTTTAAAGAGATGATGGTGCATAAAATCGTTATGCCAGCTCATTTTTTGAGAGAAACTGGCCAGACCATCAGCTCTGCATTTGAAGATTTCTCTAACAGTGCTCAACGCATAGGAGTTTATACATCTCAAGATTATATAGATATTCTGCAAAAACTCATTGATAAATGGGATATAGCGAGCATTGAAAACCTTAATGAAGAAGGTGAGAAGGCGCGCGACTATTTGATGAAATTACCCGCGAGGATGACCAGAGTTGCTCAACGGGTAAAAATACCTAGTGAAATTACTAAGTTCACCTGGGTCGAGCCAGCGGTAGTGGCTTCTTAA
- a CDS encoding aldehyde dehydrogenase has product MTIKNFINNQDHIPLSGMWLDNYEPATGKIYGEIPNSNEDDVERAVQAAEEAFPAWSQTSIDERSKIMLRIADLIEEELNELAVAESKDNGKPLWLAKAVDIPRASSNFRFYGNAITQYASKSHESVGKNTINFTLRKPIGVVGCISPWNLPLYLFTWKIAPAIAAGNCVIAKPSEVTPATAYLLGKIVERAGLPAGVLNIVHGMGASCGSAIVKHPKIKAISFTGGTTTGAAIAAQAAPMFKKLSLELGGKNPNLIFADCDYEKMLDTTVRSSFANQGQICLCGSRIFVEKKIYERFKSGFETKVKELKVGNPADASTKVGALVSQQHLEKVESYIAFAKANPKEYAILSGGSRVTVKDFEEGYYLEPTVIEVSSNDCKLNQEEIFGPVVTIMPFEDEQEALKLANSTRYGLSSTLWTSDLNRCMRLSNAMESGIVWVNTWLNRDLRTPFGGVKDSGVGREGGFEALDFFTEPKNVCIEYH; this is encoded by the coding sequence ATGACCATCAAAAACTTCATCAACAATCAAGATCACATTCCGCTTTCTGGAATGTGGCTGGATAATTACGAGCCTGCTACTGGAAAGATTTACGGTGAGATCCCCAATTCTAATGAGGACGACGTGGAGCGTGCGGTTCAAGCGGCTGAAGAAGCTTTCCCAGCCTGGTCGCAGACTTCAATTGATGAGCGCAGTAAAATTATGCTGCGTATCGCTGACCTGATCGAAGAAGAACTGAATGAACTTGCGGTCGCAGAGTCAAAAGATAACGGGAAGCCTCTATGGTTAGCAAAAGCTGTGGATATTCCCAGAGCATCCAGCAATTTCAGGTTTTATGGGAATGCGATTACTCAGTACGCGAGTAAGTCACATGAAAGCGTAGGGAAAAATACCATCAACTTCACGTTGCGCAAACCTATAGGCGTGGTGGGTTGTATCTCGCCATGGAACTTGCCTTTATACCTTTTTACTTGGAAAATTGCTCCGGCCATTGCTGCTGGAAATTGTGTAATTGCCAAACCTAGTGAGGTCACTCCAGCAACCGCTTATTTATTGGGTAAAATTGTTGAACGAGCTGGTTTGCCTGCGGGAGTTCTCAACATCGTTCATGGAATGGGAGCATCTTGCGGGAGCGCCATTGTGAAACATCCCAAAATAAAAGCCATCAGTTTTACAGGTGGCACTACAACTGGTGCAGCCATTGCTGCTCAAGCTGCTCCCATGTTTAAAAAATTATCCTTAGAACTGGGCGGGAAGAATCCCAACCTCATTTTTGCCGATTGCGATTATGAAAAGATGCTTGATACAACGGTACGTAGCTCTTTTGCAAATCAAGGCCAAATTTGCCTTTGTGGGAGCAGAATTTTTGTAGAGAAAAAAATCTACGAGCGTTTCAAATCCGGTTTTGAAACAAAGGTGAAGGAACTTAAGGTAGGGAATCCCGCTGATGCGAGTACTAAAGTAGGAGCCTTGGTTAGCCAGCAACATCTGGAAAAAGTGGAAAGTTATATCGCTTTCGCGAAAGCGAACCCAAAAGAATACGCGATCCTCTCGGGAGGTTCCAGAGTCACAGTGAAAGATTTTGAAGAAGGATATTATCTAGAACCTACTGTAATCGAGGTATCTTCAAATGACTGTAAACTCAATCAAGAGGAAATATTCGGGCCGGTGGTAACTATAATGCCTTTTGAGGATGAGCAGGAAGCCCTAAAATTAGCAAATAGTACTCGATACGGCTTGAGCTCTACGTTATGGACCAGTGATCTGAATCGGTGTATGCGATTGAGCAATGCGATGGAATCTGGGATCGTGTGGGTAAATACTTGGTTGAATCGGGATTTGAGAACGCCCTTCGGTGGTGTCAAGGATAGTGGTGTGGGTCGAGAAGGTGGCTTTGAGGCACTAGACTTTTTTACCGAACCTAAAAATGTGTGTATCGAGTACCATTGA
- a CDS encoding lysophospholipid acyltransferase family protein, with translation MGSQLPLFNTFSIEFSKELPTGPSYIFVCNHQSMFDIPPMIYYLRKYYPKFVAKKELAKGIPSISLNLRIGENCPIDRKDRKQAIAALTNFSKNVNEKNRSVVIFAEGTRSRTGEPKPFQRSGLKTIFKYVPEAVVVPVSINNSWKIDRYGRFPYGIGNHIKVTCHHPIPLKDRNHDEVIDQAQEIVHKGVIL, from the coding sequence ATGGGTTCTCAGCTTCCTTTATTCAATACATTTAGTATTGAGTTCAGTAAGGAATTACCTACAGGACCGTCTTATATTTTTGTCTGCAACCATCAGAGTATGTTTGACATCCCTCCGATGATCTATTATTTGAGGAAATACTATCCAAAATTTGTGGCTAAAAAAGAGCTCGCAAAGGGAATCCCGAGTATTTCGCTCAATCTCAGAATAGGAGAGAACTGTCCTATAGATAGAAAGGACCGTAAACAAGCTATAGCTGCACTAACGAATTTCTCAAAAAACGTAAACGAGAAAAATAGGAGCGTTGTGATTTTTGCCGAAGGTACGCGTAGCCGCACTGGAGAACCTAAACCATTCCAGCGTAGCGGTTTGAAAACTATTTTTAAATACGTTCCAGAAGCCGTGGTGGTTCCGGTCTCAATTAATAACAGCTGGAAAATAGATCGGTATGGCAGATTTCCTTATGGTATTGGGAATCATATAAAGGTTACTTGTCATCATCCTATACCGCTCAAGGATCGTAATCATGATGAAGTGATTGATCAAGCGCAAGAAATAGTTCACAAGGGAGTTATATTGTAA
- a CDS encoding type II toxin-antitoxin system Phd/YefM family antitoxin: MEVVNYTEFRSNLKLWLDKVIDDVSSLVIKRSKGRDLVLIPLDEYNSLKETNYLLSGANRDILLKSIEKLEKGEGKEKQLIE, translated from the coding sequence ATGGAAGTAGTTAATTATACTGAATTCAGATCCAATCTTAAGCTATGGCTCGACAAAGTCATAGATGATGTAAGTTCCTTAGTCATCAAAAGAAGCAAGGGTAGAGATCTTGTGTTAATACCGCTTGATGAATATAATTCTCTGAAAGAAACAAATTATTTACTTTCAGGAGCTAACCGAGATATTCTCTTGAAATCTATTGAGAAGCTAGAAAAAGGCGAGGGTAAAGAAAAACAACTGATTGAATGA
- a CDS encoding BrxA/BrxB family bacilliredoxin, which produces MYPPELVQPMRDDLGSAGFQHLYTEKEVNEAISKEGTTLVVVNSVCGCAAANARPGAKMSLENDKKPDNLVTVFAGVDREAVDTARAAMVPFPPSSPSMALFKNGELVHMLERHHIEGRPAEMIAENLKEAYNQNC; this is translated from the coding sequence ATGTATCCACCAGAATTAGTACAACCCATGCGCGACGACTTAGGAAGCGCTGGTTTTCAACATTTATATACAGAAAAAGAGGTTAACGAGGCAATTTCAAAAGAAGGAACTACACTTGTTGTGGTGAATTCTGTATGTGGTTGTGCCGCGGCAAATGCGCGACCAGGTGCAAAAATGTCTCTAGAGAATGATAAAAAGCCTGATAATCTAGTAACCGTTTTTGCGGGAGTAGATCGTGAGGCTGTAGATACGGCAAGAGCGGCAATGGTTCCATTTCCACCCAGTTCACCGAGTATGGCCTTGTTCAAGAATGGCGAGTTAGTCCATATGCTTGAAAGACATCACATCGAGGGGCGTCCTGCAGAGATGATTGCTGAGAATCTTAAAGAGGCCTACAATCAGAACTGTTAA
- a CDS encoding HIT family protein, protein MSLFTKIISGEIPSYKIAETEDFFAFLDINPNAPGHILCVPKQEVDKIFDLDEDIYTGLMQFSRKVAHAMREVMPCKRVGMSVIGLEVPHVHVHLIPLRDMEDIRFTSKVSLEETEMLEIAKKISESYNGLSQN, encoded by the coding sequence ATGAGTTTGTTTACCAAAATTATATCAGGTGAGATCCCATCCTACAAAATCGCCGAAACGGAAGACTTCTTTGCTTTTTTGGACATCAATCCAAACGCTCCAGGCCATATTTTATGCGTGCCCAAACAGGAGGTGGACAAAATTTTTGATCTGGATGAGGACATCTATACAGGTTTGATGCAATTTTCGCGCAAGGTGGCTCACGCCATGCGTGAGGTAATGCCTTGTAAAAGAGTCGGGATGTCAGTCATAGGACTGGAGGTTCCTCATGTGCATGTGCATTTGATCCCGTTGCGCGATATGGAAGACATAAGATTCACCAGCAAAGTTTCTCTTGAAGAAACCGAGATGCTGGAAATCGCAAAAAAGATCTCAGAATCTTACAACGGCTTGTCTCAAAATTGA
- a CDS encoding Txe/YoeB family addiction module toxin: protein MRYIWSDDAWEDYLYWQKIDRKILKRINELVKICSRTPFEGIGKPEALRGDLSGYWSRRITSEHRLVYKYYDDSLLIASCRYHYKK, encoded by the coding sequence ATGAGATATATTTGGTCAGACGATGCATGGGAAGACTATTTATATTGGCAGAAAATTGATCGCAAAATTCTGAAAAGAATCAATGAGTTAGTAAAGATTTGTTCCCGAACTCCTTTTGAGGGCATAGGTAAGCCAGAAGCTTTACGTGGGGACTTGAGCGGATATTGGTCAAGAAGAATCACGAGCGAACACCGTCTAGTTTATAAATATTATGATGATAGCTTGCTCATTGCATCCTGTAGGTATCATTACAAAAAATAG
- a CDS encoding RidA family protein, producing the protein MSVLKDKAKPRGRYPHIKRVGDFLFVSGTSSRRPDNTFAGVEVDEMGTTNLDIKEQTAAVLENIDAILQTEGASLKDVVDVTTFLVNMNDFGGYNETYGYYFDHNGPTRTTVAVHQLPHPHLLIEIKAMAYKPV; encoded by the coding sequence ATGTCAGTACTAAAAGATAAAGCAAAACCAAGAGGTAGGTACCCGCACATCAAGCGAGTAGGAGATTTTTTATTTGTTTCTGGAACCAGTAGCCGTAGGCCAGACAACACGTTTGCCGGAGTGGAAGTCGATGAGATGGGAACCACAAATCTAGATATCAAAGAGCAAACCGCGGCGGTTTTGGAAAATATCGATGCCATTTTACAAACAGAAGGAGCCTCCTTAAAAGATGTCGTAGACGTGACCACTTTTTTAGTGAATATGAATGATTTTGGCGGATATAACGAGACTTACGGTTATTACTTTGACCATAATGGACCCACGCGCACTACGGTGGCAGTTCATCAGTTGCCTCATCCTCATTTATTGATAGAGATAAAGGCTATGGCATACAAGCCGGTTTAA
- a CDS encoding TonB-dependent receptor, producing the protein MKHLSMVVIVAGLLASSISQAQNQQVKDSTDAEKLDEVLVKAVRVDANSPITHSNLSKEEIAKRNLGQDIPILLNYLPSVVTTTDAGAGIGYTGIRIRGVSAQSTNVTINGIPYSDAESLGTFWVNLGDFASSVENLQVQRGVGTSTNGSGAFGASINVLTDAVSREASGEISNSFGSFNSRKHTVKFSTGLMNEHFEIAGRLSNIASDGYIDRASTDLKSYYLQGSYVDENRLIKAVMFGGNNVTYQSWFGIDEDQLKEDRRFNPAGQYTDEDGNTQFYDNEVDDYRQDHYQLHWNERINNRLSTNVALNYTYGRGFFEQYREDDDFDTYGFDPLTVNGSLVNTTDLIRRRWLDNDYYVLNANVNYKGNQMDIISGFSFSHYDGDHFGEVIWARFASQSDIRDRYYDGNGKKNDFSAFAKATFKINNQFQLYGDLQLRNVNYETSGINSNLTQFNVDENYLFFNPKLGVTYNVDEENDFYFSYARANREPNRDDFENNPEIQPEQLNDFELGWRHRDGNFRLNANSYFMLYDEQLVLTGAINDVGTLLRTNSGRSYRLGLEVDAVIPVADFFTIQPNITLSRNKNIDFIRSFDGEFERLGDTDIAYSPEVISTTALVFAPFKGFQASLIGKYVGEQFMSNVEADRSKLDDYFVSDLNLVYSFQPKSIFKEIVFTGLVNNLFDEEYVSNGYYFSFDDDFTTPGTIVTQEGAGFYPQAGINFLVGATFKF; encoded by the coding sequence ATGAAACATTTATCTATGGTTGTAATTGTCGCAGGTTTACTTGCCTCGTCAATTAGCCAAGCACAAAATCAACAAGTAAAAGACAGCACTGATGCTGAAAAGCTAGATGAGGTACTGGTAAAGGCGGTACGTGTTGATGCAAACTCGCCCATCACGCACAGCAACCTGTCCAAAGAAGAGATTGCAAAACGCAATTTAGGCCAAGACATTCCCATTTTACTCAACTACCTACCTTCAGTAGTCACTACCACAGATGCTGGAGCGGGAATAGGTTACACTGGAATAAGAATAAGAGGTGTGAGCGCTCAGTCCACAAACGTAACTATTAATGGTATACCTTATTCTGACGCTGAGTCGCTGGGTACTTTTTGGGTGAACCTGGGAGATTTTGCGTCATCTGTTGAGAATTTACAGGTGCAGCGCGGTGTCGGGACGAGTACGAATGGTAGTGGCGCTTTTGGAGCGAGTATCAACGTGTTGACTGATGCTGTATCTAGAGAAGCATCTGGTGAGATTTCTAACTCTTTTGGGAGTTTTAATAGTAGAAAGCACACAGTAAAGTTCTCCACGGGCTTGATGAATGAGCATTTTGAGATTGCGGGTAGACTTTCTAACATCGCATCAGATGGTTATATAGATCGAGCGTCTACTGATTTGAAATCTTACTATTTACAAGGCTCTTACGTAGATGAAAATAGACTTATAAAAGCAGTCATGTTTGGTGGGAATAATGTGACTTATCAATCGTGGTTTGGAATTGATGAAGATCAACTTAAAGAAGATCGTAGATTTAATCCTGCAGGTCAGTATACTGATGAAGATGGTAACACTCAGTTCTACGATAATGAAGTGGACGACTATCGCCAGGACCATTATCAATTGCACTGGAATGAGCGCATCAACAATAGGTTATCTACAAACGTAGCGCTGAACTACACTTATGGTCGTGGATTTTTTGAGCAATATCGTGAAGATGACGATTTTGATACCTATGGTTTTGATCCTCTAACCGTCAATGGTAGCTTAGTGAATACCACTGACCTTATAAGACGTCGCTGGCTGGATAACGATTACTACGTTCTTAACGCAAACGTAAATTATAAGGGTAACCAGATGGATATTATCTCTGGATTTTCCTTTTCACACTACGATGGTGATCATTTTGGCGAGGTGATCTGGGCACGTTTTGCCAGCCAGAGTGATATCAGAGACCGTTATTACGATGGTAACGGGAAGAAGAATGATTTTTCCGCTTTCGCGAAAGCGACATTTAAAATCAACAATCAGTTCCAGTTATATGGTGATCTACAACTGCGCAACGTTAACTATGAAACCTCAGGTATCAATTCAAACCTCACTCAATTTAATGTAGACGAGAATTATCTTTTCTTCAACCCAAAATTAGGGGTGACCTATAATGTAGATGAGGAGAATGATTTTTACTTCTCCTATGCCCGAGCAAATCGTGAGCCTAACAGAGATGACTTTGAAAACAATCCTGAGATACAGCCTGAGCAACTCAATGACTTTGAACTGGGATGGCGTCACCGTGATGGCAACTTTAGACTTAATGCAAATTCCTATTTCATGCTGTATGACGAGCAGCTCGTATTGACCGGTGCGATCAATGATGTGGGAACTCTTTTACGTACTAACAGTGGGCGTAGCTATAGGTTGGGACTTGAAGTTGACGCCGTGATTCCTGTAGCTGATTTCTTTACCATCCAGCCTAATATCACGCTTAGCCGAAATAAAAATATTGACTTCATCAGGTCATTTGATGGCGAGTTTGAAAGATTAGGCGATACTGATATTGCTTACTCACCTGAGGTTATCTCTACTACTGCCCTGGTATTTGCTCCTTTTAAAGGTTTTCAAGCATCACTTATTGGAAAGTACGTAGGGGAACAGTTCATGAGTAATGTGGAGGCTGACCGATCTAAACTGGATGATTATTTTGTAAGTGACTTGAATCTAGTTTATAGCTTTCAGCCTAAATCTATTTTTAAAGAGATCGTATTTACAGGACTGGTAAATAATCTTTTTGATGAAGAGTATGTTTCAAATGGTTATTACTTCTCATTTGATGATGATTTCACTACCCCTGGAACTATTGTGACTCAAGAAGGAGCAGGTTTTTACCCTCAAGCGGGTATCAACTTCTTAGTAGGGGCTACTTTTAAGTTCTAG
- a CDS encoding FAD-dependent oxidoreductase — METSNLETKILVAGAGLCGSLLGLRLAQRGYHVDILEKRPDMRTKTVDGGRSINLALSDRGLKGLELVGLGDKVRELCIPMHGRLIHDKEGNTFLSKYSGREGEYINSISREELNKLLLNEADQYDKVQIDFDDAVTAVDLKNASLTYHDSESDTEKTWQADVVFGTDGAGSVVRKTMEKQRDFLFSHSINWLPHGYKELSIPPTEDGGWRIHKNALHIWPRGGFMLIALPNLDGSFTLTLFLQYSGEGYSFDSIKTDKEILDFFKSEFPDVVPHIPDLVQQFHDNPAPPLGTVRCEPWSAYDKSLILGDAAHAIVPFYGQGMNASFEDVAVLDALIDAHDSWEKVMNQFSKLRKPDADAIADLALDNFVEMRDSVAHPDFQKKRQIEMRLESAFAKAKYQSKYSMVTFPAERVSYKDALVKGRAQDKAILWLLKENQIQVDDDLHELLDKINQKTQEVMWLREK; from the coding sequence ATGGAAACATCAAATCTAGAGACTAAAATACTGGTTGCTGGCGCAGGACTTTGCGGTTCATTACTGGGTCTGCGGCTGGCGCAACGAGGCTATCACGTAGATATTTTAGAGAAGCGTCCCGACATGCGTACCAAAACCGTAGATGGCGGGCGCAGTATCAATCTTGCACTTTCGGATCGAGGTCTTAAAGGATTAGAGCTTGTCGGATTGGGAGACAAAGTTCGTGAGCTTTGCATTCCCATGCACGGCCGACTGATCCACGATAAAGAGGGAAATACCTTTTTATCCAAATACAGCGGTAGGGAAGGCGAGTATATCAACTCCATATCACGAGAAGAGCTCAACAAACTTTTGCTCAATGAAGCAGATCAATACGATAAAGTCCAGATTGACTTTGACGATGCGGTTACAGCCGTAGATCTTAAAAATGCTTCCCTGACCTATCACGATTCAGAAAGTGATACCGAGAAAACCTGGCAAGCCGATGTGGTTTTTGGGACTGACGGTGCTGGATCGGTTGTGCGCAAGACAATGGAAAAGCAGCGGGATTTTTTGTTTTCCCACAGCATCAATTGGTTACCACACGGCTATAAAGAATTGAGCATTCCGCCAACAGAAGATGGTGGCTGGCGCATTCATAAGAATGCGCTGCACATCTGGCCGCGAGGTGGTTTTATGCTGATCGCGCTGCCTAATTTAGACGGGAGTTTTACCCTGACGTTGTTTTTGCAGTATTCTGGCGAAGGGTATTCCTTTGATTCCATCAAGACTGATAAAGAGATACTAGATTTCTTCAAGAGTGAGTTTCCAGATGTGGTTCCTCACATTCCTGATTTGGTACAGCAGTTTCATGATAATCCTGCGCCGCCTCTGGGAACGGTACGTTGCGAGCCCTGGTCAGCTTATGATAAAAGTCTAATTCTCGGCGATGCTGCACATGCGATTGTACCTTTTTACGGACAGGGGATGAATGCCAGTTTTGAAGACGTTGCTGTGCTTGATGCCTTGATCGATGCACATGATTCTTGGGAAAAAGTAATGAACCAGTTCTCAAAACTTCGCAAACCCGATGCAGACGCGATTGCAGATCTTGCCTTGGATAATTTTGTGGAGATGCGGGACAGCGTCGCCCATCCCGATTTTCAGAAAAAACGGCAGATTGAGATGCGGCTGGAGTCCGCTTTCGCGAAAGCGAAATACCAATCAAAATATTCCATGGTTACTTTCCCAGCAGAACGCGTGAGCTATAAGGATGCATTAGTAAAAGGTCGCGCTCAGGACAAAGCGATATTGTGGCTGCTTAAAGAAAATCAGATTCAAGTTGATGATGATTTGCATGAACTTCTCGATAAGATCAATCAGAAAACGCAGGAGGTTATGTGGTTGAGAGAAAAATAA